CTTTCGGTTATTTTTCCCTTTCTAATAACTTTTTAAGGTTTGCTGCTTGGATAAACCGTTTATTCACACTACCTTAGTCTATAATATCTATAGACTTTATAACTAGAGAATAATGTCGCATAACGAGGAGATCGAGCAATTAGAGAATCAGGTGGCCAGTCCTGAACGCCAGGAGGTACTTATTGACCTTGTCAATGATGACAACCGTAAGAAGCCGGGTTTATGGCTGCTGATCGGTCTTATTGCGGTAGCTGTACTTGCAGGAGTTGGAGTATTATATTATTTCAATACTTCTGAGGCTACCCATACCCGCATCTATGACTTTACGGCGCATTTGTTTACAAGAGAGGTGTTGTTCTACATCTGTGTAGGATTAGCGGCTCAGATGGTGGATGGGGCTTTAGGCATGGCATATGGGGCGACTTCTACCTCCTTACTGCTGGGTTTAGGTATACCTCCGTCTATAGCCAGTGCGAGTGTGCATGTGGCAGAGGTATTTACCACGGGTGCTTCCGGTATTTCTCACTTCCGTTTTGGAAATGTAAATAAGAAACTGTTTATGGGACTGCTGGTACCTGGTATCATTGGGGCTGTAACGGGTGCCTTCTTATTATCCAAGGTGATTGATGGCGATATTATCAAGCCTTTTATGAGTGCCTACCTGTTGATCTTAGGTATTATCGTATTACGTAAGGCTTTTCAGAACAAGAAAGGAAAGAGCAAAACAAAGAGACTGGGCCTGCTGGCGTTGTTTGGTGGTTTTATGGATGCCATTGGCGGTGGAGGATGGGGTCCGGTTGTGACTTCTACTTTATTGAGCAAGGGTCGTTCTGCTCATTATACTATTGGGTCTGTGAATGCAGCGGAGTTTTTTATTTCCCTGAGCAGTGCAGGTACTTTCCTGTTATTTGGTGCCATTACCGGTTGGCCGGTGATCATTGGGTTGATCATTGGTGGAGTCATCGCTTCTCCTTTTGCAGCGCTGCTGGTGAGGAAGATCAAGCGGAAACCACTGATGATTATGGTAGGGATTCTGATTATCCTGACCAGTTTACGAACTATTATTATCGCATCGTTACATCATTAATATTTTTGATAATGGAAAAGGGGTTGTAATGATTACAACCCCTTTTTTTATGCAGATAATTTGATCGCTTTTTGTAGACAATGACTCTTTTTCAATTTAAAAAATGAATCACTTTCAAATTATTTGATTTCGCCCACCATATCGATCGGGTTTACCCACGCATCAAATTCCTCAGGTTTTACATAACCCAGTTTCACCGCCATTTCTTTCAGGGTAGTACCTTCTTTATGTGCTTTCTGCGCAATCTCTGCTGCTTTGTAGTAACCGATTTTGGTATTAAGTGCGGTTACCAGCATCAGCGAGTTGTCTACGTGCTTTTTGATATTTGCATCGATCGGTTCCAGCCCGGTCGCACATTTATCGTTGAAGCTTACGCAACCATCACCGATCAGGCGGGCGGAGTGCAGGAAGTTATAGATCATGACAGGTTTGAACACGTTCAGTTCGAAGTGACCGGTAGCACCTCCAATGTTGATCGCTACATCGTTACCCATTACCTGTGCAGCAATCATGGTGAGGGCTTCACATTGTGTAGGGTTTACTTTACCAGGCATGATGGAAGAACCTGGTTCATTGTCAGGGATGTGGAGTTCGCCGATACCTGAGCGTGGGCCGGAGCTGAGCATACGGATATCGTTTGCGATCTTCATCAGGCTTACTGCTACAGTTTTGAGTGCACCATGCGCTTCTACGATTGCATCGTGAGCTGCCAGGGCTTCAAATTTGTTTTCAGCAGTGATGAAAGGGAGGCTGGTGAGCTTAGCGATGTGTTTTGCTACATTCTCAGAATAGCCAATTGGGGTATTGATGCCCGTACCTACGGCAGTACCACCCAATGCCAGTTCGCTCAGGTGAGCGAGGGTATTGTTGATGGCTCTCAGGCCGTGATCCAGTTGAGATACATAGCCACTGATTTCCTGCCCCAGGGTAAGGGGGGTAGCATCCATGAAGTGGGTACGACCTATTTTCACCACATGCTTGAAGGCTTCAGCCTTTTCAGCCAGGGTAGCGCGCAGCTTCCTGATGCCCGGGATGGTTACCTCGATCAGCATTTTGTAAGCCGCGATGTGCATTGCGGTAGGGAAGGTATCGTTGGATGACTGTGACTTATTCACATCGTCATTCGGGTGTATCACTTTATCTTTATCGGTGAGCTTACCACCATTGTTTACATGGGCACGGTAGGCGATCACTTCATTTACGTTCATGTTGGACTGGGTACCTGAACCGGTCTGCCATACTACCAGCGGGAATTGGTCATTCAGTTTGCCAGCGAGGATTTCATCGCAGGCGTTGCCGATAAGAGTGGCTTTTTCCTGGGAGAGTACGCCAGCATCCAGGTTAGTAAGTGCAGCGGCTTTTTTGAGGTATGCAAATGCCTGGATGATTTCTTTAGGCATTCTGTTAATATCCTGTGCTATCCTGAAATTGTCGATAGAACGTTGGGTTTGAGCACCATAATAAGCGTCAACTGGTACTTGTACCTCGCCCATCGTATCCTTCTCTATTCTATATTCCATAATGCTTGATTTTTTGCGTTACAAACGTACTAAATGTCGGTAAAAAAATGGCTTGTACAGGCTAAAATTGGGGTGAATGAATGAAAAGAGGCCAATGGGGGCTGGCAATGGATGGCCTGTACAAGCGGGCTATGGTAACAATGGCCTGATATAGGATAGGTAAAAATAAGGGAGGGGTGAATGGATAAAAAAGGCCCTGATAGGGCCTGATGGGCTATGGGCAAATGAATGAAACCAGGTTAATGGATGGCCGGACCGGCAAAAAATCTTTGGGGGAAGATGGATGAAGGATGCCTTTTGCAGGCAATTATTTTCGGGGGCGAATGGATGAAGGATGCCTTTGAAAGGCGATGATCTTTCGGGGGTGGATGAAAAATGCCTTTTTTACGGGCAGTGGTTTTCGGGGGCGAATGGATGAATGGTGCTGGTACCGGCTAAAAATTCGGGGGCGAATGAATGAAGCAATGTCAATGAGCGCCAGTACCAGCTGTTATTTTCGGGGGCGAACAGATGAAAAAATAGTTGCAGGAGGGTTCCGGGCTAATCAGCTGGATGGAAACCTGCCTATAATATCCTTTGGGGTCACAATAACGGCTGAGACTATCAACCTTGTAAAGGTCAGCCTTCCCTCCCGGTGCGGTTAAATCCGCTAGCGCACTTCCCGGGAGGGGGGCTTGTTGGGTTGTCCCCCCCAACATATAATGTGACTTTGATAAAGGGGTTAAAGAAATCGATATATCAAAAGTAAGTCAGCCCGCCAGCTACAGGAAATACATTACACCGATCCATCTTTTCAAGGTACGGATAGCAGGATTGCAGGTATTTTTAAAATATGGGGATCAGGATACGGTGATCCATAAGAGGCATATCCTCATTTAAAGTACAAATGCTGATTATTCTCCAGTGAATGAAGCAGGTCTTTTTTCAATGAAAGCGGAAGCGCCTTCCTGCATATCTTTTGTAGCAAAACAGGCAGCAAATTCATTGATTTCCAGCTCATATCCATCTACATCTTTGTCAACCGCACCATTTGCACACTTGATCACTCTTGCAATTGCCAGCGGTGCTTTTGCATGAATTTTTGCGAGTATTTCTCTTGTTTTTGTGAGTAATTCTTCTGGTGCTACTACATGATTCACGAGGCCCCAATGGAAGGCATCCTGAGCATTGATCATATCGGCAGTCATCATCAGTTCCATTGCCTTTCCTTTGCCAATGAGGGTCGTGAGACGTTGGGTACCACCATATCCCGGAATGATGCCAAGGTTCACTTCCGGCTGACCGAATTTTGCATTGGTTGCAGCGATGCGAAAGTGACAGGCCATGGCAAGTTCACAGCCACCACCCAGTGCAAATCCATTTACTGCTGCAATAATAGGTTTGGGGCAATCTTCAATACGCTTGAAGATCATGTGACCTTTGTTCGCCAGTTCTACTCCCTGCTGTGGAGATAAGCTCAGGAATTCTGAAATATCTGCACCGGCCACGAATGCTTTTTCTCCAGTACCAGTGATGACTGCACTTTTTATCTCTCCGTTTTTATATACCTCATCTATGGCAAGAGCTAGTTCTGCCATTACCTGCCGGTTCAGGGCATTCATTTTATCCGGGCGGTTAATGAAGATGAAAAGGGTGTGATTGTCTATGGTAGTATTGATCGTTTGGTACATGGTTTTTCTGTTTGGATAACTAATGTAAGGAATTTTTAGGCGCCATCACTGATAGGATATTAACATTCAACTATTCTACCATACAAGCAAGCCACTCATTAAAAAATCCTTCTCAATCATTGACAGAGAAGGATTTCATAATTTCAATACTCAGTAAATGCTATTGAAATATACAAGCATCGAACTAGCATCGAACTAGCGTC
This window of the Chitinophaga sancti genome carries:
- a CDS encoding enoyl-CoA hydratase/isomerase family protein; this encodes MYQTINTTIDNHTLFIFINRPDKMNALNRQVMAELALAIDEVYKNGEIKSAVITGTGEKAFVAGADISEFLSLSPQQGVELANKGHMIFKRIEDCPKPIIAAVNGFALGGGCELAMACHFRIAATNAKFGQPEVNLGIIPGYGGTQRLTTLIGKGKAMELMMTADMINAQDAFHWGLVNHVVAPEELLTKTREILAKIHAKAPLAIARVIKCANGAVDKDVDGYELEINEFAACFATKDMQEGASAFIEKRPASFTGE
- a CDS encoding sulfite exporter TauE/SafE family protein, coding for MSHNEEIEQLENQVASPERQEVLIDLVNDDNRKKPGLWLLIGLIAVAVLAGVGVLYYFNTSEATHTRIYDFTAHLFTREVLFYICVGLAAQMVDGALGMAYGATSTSLLLGLGIPPSIASASVHVAEVFTTGASGISHFRFGNVNKKLFMGLLVPGIIGAVTGAFLLSKVIDGDIIKPFMSAYLLILGIIVLRKAFQNKKGKSKTKRLGLLALFGGFMDAIGGGGWGPVVTSTLLSKGRSAHYTIGSVNAAEFFISLSSAGTFLLFGAITGWPVIIGLIIGGVIASPFAALLVRKIKRKPLMIMVGILIILTSLRTIIIASLHH
- the fumC gene encoding class II fumarate hydratase, translating into MEYRIEKDTMGEVQVPVDAYYGAQTQRSIDNFRIAQDINRMPKEIIQAFAYLKKAAALTNLDAGVLSQEKATLIGNACDEILAGKLNDQFPLVVWQTGSGTQSNMNVNEVIAYRAHVNNGGKLTDKDKVIHPNDDVNKSQSSNDTFPTAMHIAAYKMLIEVTIPGIRKLRATLAEKAEAFKHVVKIGRTHFMDATPLTLGQEISGYVSQLDHGLRAINNTLAHLSELALGGTAVGTGINTPIGYSENVAKHIAKLTSLPFITAENKFEALAAHDAIVEAHGALKTVAVSLMKIANDIRMLSSGPRSGIGELHIPDNEPGSSIMPGKVNPTQCEALTMIAAQVMGNDVAINIGGATGHFELNVFKPVMIYNFLHSARLIGDGCVSFNDKCATGLEPIDANIKKHVDNSLMLVTALNTKIGYYKAAEIAQKAHKEGTTLKEMAVKLGYVKPEEFDAWVNPIDMVGEIK